In Oryza sativa Japonica Group chromosome 8, ASM3414082v1, the sequence GTTGCTGCTCTTCTTGGGTTGGCCTCATGGAAAGCCATTGCCTCAGACCCTAGCCCTCTCCAAGACTTTTGTGTCGCTGATCTGAATTCGCCAGGTACATTTGAATATGTTCTTAATTTCATGATCGATACTCTAATTTCTTGCATATACGATAAGCAGCATATAGAAAattactatatatatgtattcatCTCATAAATCTTAGAACTGAAAGAAATATATAGTTGGTTTGCatgctaattaattatttttcctaAACCTGATGCAGTGCGAGTAAATGGATTTGTTTGCAAGAACCCAATGAACGCGAGTGCCGACGACTTCTTCAAGGCAGCCATGCTCGATAAGCCTAGAGACACAAACAATAAGGTTGGGTCCAATGTCACTTTGGTCAATGTCTTGCAGCTTCCTGGTCTCAATACCCTTGGCATCTCGATAGCACGTCTTGACTTTGCACCCTTGGGTTTGAACCCACCACACACGCACCCTCGTGCAACCGAGATCTTCACGGTGCTTGAAGGAACACTCTACGTTGGCTTTGTTACGTCCAACCCAGATAACAGGCTATTGTCCAAGGTGCTCAACAAGGGTGATGTGTTTGTGTTCCCTGAGGGGCTCATCCACTTCCAGTTCAATCCTAACCCACACAAGCCGGCAGTTGCCATTGCTGCACTGAGTAGCCAAAATCCCGGGGTTATTACTATTGCCAATGCGGTGTTTGGATCGAACCCACCTATCTCAGATGATATTTTGATGAAGGCGTTTCAGGTGGATAAGAAGATCATAGATTTGCTCCAAGCTCAGTTCTAGAAGAACAACTACTGATTGTCCTGTTGGTTGCACCATCAAGGACAGTATACTACATGCACCTGATGCTATGTAACTATCATATATGATACGTAGAATAAGTGGGGTTTTATGTGCTGAAATTGTTATCATGCATGATATGCTAAAGCAGTATGTTATTGGACATGGAATATGTTGGACTGTGGCGTTCTTTTCCCTCGTAATTAAAATGAAAAGCAAACCTCTTGAagtccatgaaaaaaaaattatatatgcatgTTACTATGGACTCGGAAAGACGTTATATGTTTCTATGCCTACGATTTGTTCGTTGCAACCGAGAGATAATATAtcaattgagaaaaaaaaaagtttgcttCGCTAGGATATATTTATTATGAGAAATATCAAGCAATTAACTTAATCAAAACGTAGCTACTAGTTTTAGCTTTTCCGGCAGCATACTTTAACCCTCAACACCCTTCCATGATCACTCTTTTCTTGAAAAGAAACCTTTCACCTTTTCCCTGAGCTATTCTCTGCTCTATAGATAAATATGGCCAGGTTTCTTTGAGAGGACTTGTCCTTTAACCAAAAGATCAACTTCACCGGTTAGCCGTCAGCCTATGACCACGGATGGTTTAATTTGCATTGCCAAGAGGTTGATCTGTTATAAAGCAACTGTAATTAATCGAAGTATGGTATCAAGCATGTGTTCTTTCACTTTGTGCAATATATAATCatgttattttttcttttttttgtctaaTATAGGAGGCCCAGTGTTTTCTTTCTGCGTGCGCGTGGTTGTTTTGGGTCAGGTTATCCAAATGTAAATACACAATTCTTCTTAACTAATAACATATTAACACGTCCATACGTCGTAACTGGCCGTTAGGCCCATATAATTAGAAATCGACTAGAAAATTGATTGAGCATAAACATTGAATTTGATGGTTATGAACGAGGAGCGTACATATACATTATTGTGCGtggtgggaggagagagaagaggactATGCTTTTATGGTAGTAGAGAAATAAAACCCACTTGAACAAAACAACCGAAATGTAAGCCCATGTATAGAAAGTACCATCCTTAAGAAGGTATCAAAAGATActatattttctattataaaatttggcacctctaggtACTatgggcatgtacaatggtgtCTAATAACGGGCGTTCTTCGttgtcatgcaagtaaatttggtgacgtggaagaaagagagggaaggaatgagaaacatcgttgctacgcatgacaacggctctgagtcgactcttagcattcaTTAACGGAAAATTTGTTACATGAGGgtagagaaaaggaaagaagtataataaaaaaaatatttagtgcaTTAATGGTTTAGAAATCTTATTGTCTCTATTATTATAGCAGGATAGTCTCTAGTGACATTAATTAGCATATAGGGAGCTCATATTAGactctacctttgtacatgTCTTACAAAGGTAGAGACCGGTATGATCTCTACGTTAATTAGAGGCTATCAGGTTACAATAGCTAAGACAATATGGTATCTAACCATTAATGTACCAAAATACTTCCTTACTAGTCATCTTTTATTTATTAGACTCAATGCAACGGAAAATTttctaataaatgctaagagtcgactctatgCCGTTGTCATGTGTAGCAACCAtatttctctttccttcttcctttctcttccATGCCACCAAATATGCTtgcatgacaataaagagagacTGCTAATAAAGAttattgtacatgccctaagtaTCTTAAGGTAttaaaaattttagtgtaaaattttgtaGCTCAAGATACTTTCTGTAAATTAAATTCCTCATACAGAAAATGGTAGTTTACAAAGTTTTTAAAACCAAAAAATAAGGAAGGCCCATAAAGCCtggaaacaaaacaaaagcccCAAGTAGGCTTGGTATCCGCCTACTATATGAATCCAAACTCCTGTTAGACATTTGAGCAGATCTATCACAGATCTAGTATCTCCAATTAATGGATGACAAAATGGGACTGAAGTTTTGGAGAAGTTCAGGCAACTCAAttttggttgtgtttagtttaacgtaaagtttggattttggttgaaattaaagatgatgtgactgaaaagttgtgtgtatgacatgtttatgtaatggaaaaggactaaagtttagatccaaactttggatctaggCACAGCCCTTAGACAGTTCCAACGGAGAAAACACTCCGGAAACGACGCACGTACCCGGGCACTAGGTGGTGAAGAGCTCGCCTGTGGACGAAAGGGACGAGAGGCCTGCCAGAAGCCTCCTCTGCTACCGATGAGATCAATGCCATCCCTTTTGCTGGCTTAGCTAAACATGGGAGATGATAAACAAGAGAGAGGAATggatggaggaagaaggaaaCAAAGTCATTTCAGTTAAATTCTTTTCTCAACTctaatgaaaatattttaatgACCTTAGTGTCCTGTGGTAAATTAACACACTTTAAGAGTGTGCTCAGgtaaatttatgttttttttgcgGGTGTCAACGAGCAACGATTACTGGAGTGCCAATTTGCAAATTTTACTCTGTCCGTCCtaggataagttttttttggcttttctgtttgtttcaaaataagtttatttttaaataatcaaTGCATCGGAGTTTATGAAAATAAGAGATGAATGTATTAGGAGTAgataaagaaagaaataaatgcatttgagatttgataatgtagggatattttttttgttttgtattgatatGTGGGATaagtaaaattaaatttattttgatgcGAAGGgagtaactagaaaaaaaaataaagaacatGTGAGAAAACCAATATGATAGCTGTATGATGACACCGTAGGTCGCAACGTCCAAGCGGTGAGACACACCTACTGAGCGCCCATCTCTACTTCTAGAAGTCCAACCTCAAAATTACTAGCTACttccttcgtcccataatataacggATTTTAATATTGTGCTTATActatttgaccactcatcttattcaaaacatttgtgcaaatataaaaaacaaaaagttatacTTAAactactttggataataaagtaagtcaaaaaaataataatttcaaaaaatttttaataagacgaatagtcaaacagtgtaagcaaaatgtcaaaatctcttatattataggacggagggagtactgtttATAATTTAATTCTCGTACTTGGATAATAATATCATTATTTATGTAAGCTGAATAGCTGATGAAAAACAATACAATATTCCTCTGGTCATGCATGGCTAACTTTGACGGGATTGGAGCCATTATTTGTGGGCGTGTACGCCCGGTCGTCCTTTTTCCCTGCCGTGCCGTGATGGATTGCTCAATGGCTCAATGCCAACATGATCAGCATTAATATCATTATTTGATATATCCTCTctcctaaaataaatataatatgctagaatttaaattttatatcaaaataGATGCACTTTAATTTAACTTACATTACTTTTCGCTCCAACCAcctttaatttaattttcttttcatcttaTCTTCAACCATCCCGCTCTCAACAACCTTTCATTTAACAAGGGTAGCTACGTCAATCTTTTCCctccttatttatctttttaatgATAAAATTGTGTTTATTATACATGTACATTTAATAACATATGCTGATTTTAATGATATATACATGCTTATCATTATAAATGATATGTATGCATGTTTCTTCTCCTGAAAATTTTTTCGCCCCACTGCATATGCAGGAAGCAAATATATGTTGATTTTAATGATAGTGCTCAGGGTAGAGAGgacattaaatatttatttggtGGTAACATTCAGAATTTAGAATGCATAATTTCTTTAGAGTAGCTAGTTTCATCCAGAGAGTACCATACACAGTTTATTACCTCTCTATGCTgtaaaataatactccctccgtttcaaaatgtttgacaccgttgactttttagtacgtgtttgaccgttcgtcttattcaaaaaaatttgtgaaatatgtaaaactatatatgtacatgaaagtatatttaacaatgaatcaaatgatatgaaaagaataaataattacttaatttttttaataagacgaatggtcaaacacgtgctaaaaagtcaacggtgtcaaacattttaaaacggagggagtattatcttATTCGATTATTGTTAGTTCAGATTGTTCTCGCAGGAGTTCATGTTGAGATTGTTCTTTTGCATAAGAGCTGACTCACTCATATatcctttctctctccttccATCCTCCATCCTCGTCATCCGGACCATTCTACATTTCTCTTCTCagcattacttttttttttgccaaatacATATGTTGTTACGttctaatgttttatttccttCATTCCCTTTATCAACACAACCATAATAATACTAGTACTTCATATAAGGGTGTTTAATGTTTGTCTTGAGAAAATTGATTAGGGCGTGGTCTGTTTAGAGAAATTTCAACTCATAGGAATATGAAAAGTGGAGGAATAACAAGGTATGCACACATGAGTGGATGAAAATTTTCCAATGTTTTCTCTCTACAATttggaggaaaagaaaaaaaatcctttggtCTTCCTATACCTCATTCCTACAAACCGATTAGTACTTGTAGGAATTAATTCTTAAAAATCCAAATCTTTTTTCAAACCGAATAAACCCTAATTGATAAGGgtagcaacataattaaatgtGTCACACCTTAATGATTGTGTGGCTACTGTTTACAGATCGACTACTACTAGAGGAGCGGCCTAGCTACTGAGGCATatgttgagatttttttttagataacgaAATAAACAATTAATTCCGGCATTGGCTTCAAAGAAGCTATATCCACTTATTACAAAATTCTCTCAAAGAAAGCAAATACTTAGACAATAATAACAACATAAATAATCAAGCCGTAAATACTTAGGCAACAATAAGAACATAAATAATCAACCTAACACAAAGGGAGAAACGATTATTGAAGTTTATTTATTAATCTCCATCCGTAGTTGGTAAAAATCTGTATGCATGACCGTAACTTTTAAGCTTCAACATGCAGAATATAAGAACTTCTTGTTCTCTTCACACTTTTGAAGATGTGCCCAGAATCGGAGCCAGTGCGTTGACCTGAAAAGCATCTGCATATAAGATTTATTTGGAGATTTATCAAAAACTATTTATGTTCTGATATGAACAAATCAAGAATGGATATGGCTAGTCTATAGATATCTAGAATTTGATACTAGATCATATGGTTGAACAGGTGAACTGGTGGGCCTTAATAGTCAATTAATTGATTAACACGTACGCAAGTTATGGTTTAAACTGCACGCGAGTGACGCGCGGCAAACTTCTTCATGCTACATCTTCAGTTTTCTTGCATGGTTTCGTGCAAGTTACCAATCAAACATATAACTAGATGATATAAATTACTCATACTTTTACATAATGGaagtatattaattagatctttGACATGTGTACGAACAAGAATGCATTCAACATGCATATTTGCCGACATCAGAATTCAAATTTAAGTGGATAGAGTTATACATCCTCTCGTCATACCGAAGATACTTCTCCTATACTTTTGCACAATATAATATTGTAAGCCCCAGCTATATATACGATATATCTACAGTTGATTAATGCAGTTCAATGCAATTGCCTATACTTTTGTACTGACCTTTCATTGTCTGCACTGTTTGATCTTCTCCGCTTGGAACGCTATAAAAACGATCTTTGATAGCTCCACCTATTTTTTTTCGCTGACGGTTACCATTCGTGTATGTGTGgttttgaaaaataattattcATTGAACGGTGCGGCTTGGTTAATTATGAatatcgaaatttattttttgcaaaaattggAGAATTGAACTttcatatttaaaatatatgatattatattttaagaaaCCATTGCAACACAAATATTTAGCAATTATACACAGTTATATGCCTTCTATATATCCCCACACTCGAACTAATAAACACTAGCAATTATATATGTACAGCATATACTTCCTcggtactcgtaaaggaagtcgtttaggacaatgtttaagtcaaacattgggaatataaattatgaataactcttaagttgttgagtttgaaaatataaaaattatatgaatagatttgtcttgaaaaatactttcataaaagtatacatatattacttttcaataaatatttttatagaaacaagaagtcaaaattgtgttttggagaccgtgtcgccgtacaaaacgactttctttacgagtatggagagagtatatgacTTTGATCACCACCCTCGAATTAACAATTTATAAGTAAGTTTGTCGGTGATTAATTAATGTCCATCGATCTTAGCGccctttcttttccacaaaagtGCTGGTCTACATATAAAAAACAATAGTATATGCATAAAATAAATTAGCTGCAAATTAACTGTAGCAATATAGTACTACGATATCTCTATTAGTCGGGAGAGGATAAAGACGCATGCTATATATCTATCCTCAAGCAGTTTAATTGTGATCTCCTCTATGACATTTAATTTATACAATAAGATTCTTTGTTAGGTAAGCCTTAATTAATTAGTCACATTCCAGGATTTCTTCGAAGTGCAAGCAACCACGTGCATCCAGCAGAAATATGGTAGCCAAATGAACAATGGAAACTGTTATAGAGCTATACGTCTGTCAGCTAGCTAGTTGGGTTAGGTGCACAAgcaagatactccctccgtctaaaaaaactcaattcctgaatttccgtgtctaacgtttgaccgtttatcttattttaaaaaaatataaaaaaataaaaagataagtcatgcataaagtattgttcatgttttatcatctaacaataataaaaatactaatcataaaaaaatttcatataagacggacggtcaaacgttggacacgaaaaccgaAGAATTCGGTCTTTTTGGACAGAGAGAGTACATGACTAATTGTAGTATAATTGATCTGGACTGTAGTATAATTGagcatatataggagtatatatatatatactatatataagtGCATATGGATACAATACGTGAAAGCATGCAATGATGTGACAGTAGCTACTAGGAGTAGTACACTTTTATAGTCTTCACTTTCATGAAAATTGAAAAATGGAATTCAACGATGATCTGCTTGTTTTCAGCGACTTGACTAACTTCAATTCACCAAACAATGTGGATAATATAGGTATTGATTTTTCTATGTCATTTAATGTCGTATTCCACCATTATTATTACTTGTTTGGTGGCAGTGGTACATCAAGAtcactttatacatatatattactagTAGTTAGATATCCTTTAATCTCTATGTTAATATATCCCAAAAGAATTAAAAACgagttataataaaataaaataaaaggaaaattaTATTAGCGGTACTTCGTCACAAATAACTGTAGGATCGCACGACCAAAAAAACCTACCAGAGAGAgggtgaatggtagggaaaaccaaaaacccaaaaatctTTTGCGGAATTAAAGATTACCCTCGAACGAAGTCGATGACGAAGTCCAGTCGCCGCCGGTCGAACCGCCCACCTGCCGCCGGTCAAACCGCCGAAGcctcgccggtcagaccgcccgaacacctgcggtcagaccgccgctaTCCCACCGGTTAGACCGCACGCACACCTACGGTTAGACCGTCGGGACCCAGAAACACCGGTAGATGACAAACTCGAAGATGTAGATTGAAACTTTTCGACTTTGTTGCATAAactagtgtttacaaagtgctgactagtgtttacaaagtgtACCAACAACACTTCTCACTAAAATCTCAAACTAAACTTGAAACCCTAACTTTCTCTCAACTCTAGTCTCTCTAAAACCGATACCGAGAAGCCttacgctccctctctatttatataaCTCCTAGAAACACTAGGACTCTATCCTTAATTACCAAATTGTAATTCTCACAAACTCTCCAAAACCTGCAGCCACAGCCGGCCACAGAAAATTCACCGAGTCAAACTCGGTCTCGCTCCTGGACCAACTTCctagccgagccgagccgcctgCTCTTGCCGGCCTACAcgtcctgctgctgctcctgacCTACCTGGCAGCAGCAAGCCAACCATGCCGACTCCAACACACATGCATGTATCGATCACTCATGCCTGCTGCACACTAGTAGACATACATATATGCACGCTCATATATACTCCTAATTTCCTCGACCAATTTCCTTCGCGAACACCGACGCTTGCACGCACACTTCGTGAAACCTGTTGCGAAGATCTCTCCCACACGATGTCCATCCACCGTATGCCATCTCGTATCCAACTTTGTCACCCAGTCTCCTTGAccgtctggacctcaactcctccctgagttTAGTCCCGATCCCCACCGTTGACTAAAGTTGTCCTCCAAGAATCCTGACTCTATtcaccttctcacatggtatcccgaCCGCACTAGACCTCTGCTCCTCCCTGAGCATAGTCCCGGTCCTCACTATTGACCAAGGCCGTCCTTaagtcacctgcacacaatcagacaaaacaaccgttTCTGGGTACATatatcacaacctgacccacattagtcacacgcactcacGCCAACATTCATACATACTCTCAAACCAATTCTTTGATTAAATCATTTGtatagccaattgttcatcacaaatattaatcatgacaatgatttcacaatAACAAATTATAAAGGCACcttgtttttagaaaaatcaaactcgATAACTCTTCGCTAATAATTACAGTAACAATATCCATGTAATTTCAAGTGATCCTATTTTAATAGTTGTCgatgatataatataaaaagTTAATAATCAAAATATATCATTGAAGTCCGTGTAAAAATAATTATCCATCTAAATTATGGAGTATATTTATAAACAAACTCAATTCCATAATACAGAAAAGTTAAAATACGTACCTAAACAAATTAATTTATCAACAAATTGCACAAAGAAGTCAATTCAATCGATCTGTactatcatactccctccgtttcataatgtaagtcattctagcatttctcacattcatatcgatgttaatgaataacatcgatgaatgtgggaaatgctagaatgacttacattgagaaacggaggaagtagtaataaTTAATGAAATCTGGAATGAACGGAGATAACCTAGTCTAGGGTGTTGTTGTCAACACACATTGAGCGTCGGCAGCGCAAGTCGACCAGTTAGGGAAGATCGATCGATGCGTGCTTTGTAATTTAAGACACAATATATCAGTTTAACTGATCTATCGATGCATATGGTTCTTAATTTGTTGCGTACTTGTCACACGTTGTTGCTTCGTAAGGCAGGTGTCTCGTAAGGAAAATGTGGTCTCACAGAGATGTATGCTAATATAACCATCCCAGTCAtcaaaataatactccctccgtattttaatgcatgacgccgttaactttttatcaaacgtttgacctttcgtcttatacaaaaaatttatctaattatcatttattttattgtgacttgatttatcatcaaatattctttaagcataacataagtattttttatatttgtataaaaaatttaaataagacgaatggtcaaacgttgattaaaaagttaacggcgtcatacattaaaatacgaagggagtactatGTATACTAGCTATAGATATTTTAGACATGGATCAACGTCTTTGACAGTCTTTTCTGCTCCTTCACCGGGTAACACCAGTTTGTACCACGCAATAGAAATCGACCCTTGCTTGATTACTAGCATaaatagtaaaataaaaaagtttataagttTGAAACATATGGTTGAATagtggaagaaaaaaatatttaaggtAACATTTGCATTCTTCCACTCTTTACTTTGTTTGGAGACAAAGTAGGACTGGTTGGTGGCAATCCCCCCTTTTTTTTGGAATCActaatccctccgtttcaaaatgtttcacaccgttgactttttagcacatatttaaccattcgtcttatttaaaaaaaattgtgaaatatgtgaaactatatgtgtacatgaaagtatatttaacaatgaatcaaatgatatgaaaagaataaataattacttaaattttttgaataagatgaatggtcaaacacgtactaaaaaatcaacggtgtcagatattttgaaacggagggagtactatgaaACGCGCAAGGCGAGTGAGAGGCGGCGGTGCTCGTGTGGCAAGAGGAGCTAGTCACAGCTGACGAGATGATGCACAAAACGGAAGCAGTAGGATGCTCGATCACACTACTAGCGCTCCACTACTAGTCATTGTTCTAGGCCTTCTTGCCATTGTCATAGCTCATAGCTGCCGCCGAGCCGTAGCTACGTCTCCGAGCAGCAGGGGTTGCCAGCAGCAACGCAGCTAGGGGCATCAGATCTAAACTGAGAAGTGATCGGTGCTAGGTTTGAGGTGAGAGAGATCGATGGGATGTGATAGGAAGGAGAGGTATCTGAATGGGCACTGCATAATGCCCCCGCATTTTCATAAGCGGTCATATTAGGAGGGCTGCGTTGTTAAAATAGTGTGATAGATTGCatgtaaaaaattatgattTCACATGCGGTCCTTTGAGATGGTTGCTTGTAAAAATAACCCTATTTTTAAAGGGGTCGTTATAAGACTATCACGGGTAAAAATTGATTATCATAGGCGATTCGTCATAAGGGACCCCCGGTGCATTTTCACATGCGGATCTTCTTTCAGATcacctaaaaataaaaaagtttcaCCGAAATGGTTTTCTATACTGAATGGATATATAGAATGGTTTCATTTTTTCTAGATGAGACGGCGTGATCTGTATATCGGCGAAAAAGATGAAGTGAGATGGATTGGTCTGAGGAGAGAATGTGAGATGGCTTGGTCTGAGGTTTTAGAGGATTATCTTAGGGGATTATTTTttgctggatttttcacattttggtccttttgaaaaacttatttcgtaaatagacccctagaaaaacaTATCCAAGAAATGGTcatttttggggcgccagagtggacgacggcgccagcctctttggcgccgtcctcctgccaccgtggcacacgcgaaccgacgtggcaggaggagggcgccaaaATGGTTAGCGCCGCCCTAGGGAagagggcgccagccatgctggtgCCGCCCACCTCCCTCTTCCCCACCACCCCTCGCCTCCATTCATGTTTCTCTATATTgcaacatttttatttttgttttattttttggatGTTTTTTCGCACTTAGGATACGATACaaccagccaaaaaaaaaattaaacttgaACGGAATATACCACTTAGCTAGATATCCGAAAATAGCATACCACTTAGCCTATTTTGCACCTTCattaaaattagaccataacttcTTTAGTAAAaacctttgatcagcatgttaaatataatgcactctaccactatatgaaattacttaatctctaattcaaaatataaccacatgaaatgatagCCATAAGTTAAATAGTACAGAGAGAtgcagtttttttatt encodes:
- the LOC4344838 gene encoding germin-like protein 8-2 precursor; translated protein: MASSSFSFLLVAALLGLASWKAIASDPSPLQDFCVADLNSPVRVNGFVCKNPMNASADDFFKAAMLDKPRDTNNKVGSNVTLVNVLQLPGLNTLGISIARLDFAPLGLNPPHTHPRATEIFTVLEGTLYVGFVTSNPDNRLLSKVLNKGDVFVFPEGLIHFQFNPNPHKPAVAIAALSSQNPGVITIANAVFGSNPPISDDILMKAFQVDKKIIDLLQAQF